The following DNA comes from Anopheles coustani chromosome 2, idAnoCousDA_361_x.2, whole genome shotgun sequence.
TAAAACATTTGAGACGGATGTACATACACATACTGCTCCGCCGGTGGAGGAAAGGAGCGAAACGGGAACGGTGCGGAAACTCTCCTCCAGCCCATTAGAAACGGGCGCCGACTGATAGGGCCAATTTTCACGGTGCACCACTGCACCGGCCCAACCCTGCAGCGTTTCGGGCGAGTgcggcgaaaacaaaaaaaaaacaaatgtgccaacttgaagggaaaatgaaattgtgCAGTGGAGAAGAAAGACGACACTGCACCggagagcaaaaaacaaaaaaaggaaaaatcaaacgcatttgttgcgaaaagaaaaattccatACGAAcccaattgaaaatgaaaaatgtgaaaataagGAGAGTGCCCACACACCATACGCACACCCCCTCGCACCGGCTCCACCTGCTTTCGCTAACGATTTTCCGGGGCTTTTCCTGCCATTTTCCAGCCCCGACGCAGCGGTGCATTTCCCTTGCTCCAACAAGCTCCGTGTCTTggacgaaaatgaaaacgtcCGCCAGCCGGGCCCGGCAGGAGGCGAATGGAgaggcaagaaaaaaacggaCACATGCTCTCTTCTGCAGGGATGGCGTTGCACCCGGACCACCCCGGGGAGGGGAGATTGGACGCTCTAGTAGTGTGCAGTGGTGCACCCCTAATTCGCAGATTAAACAGAGCattcagttttgtttaaaagctGGTGCGCATCAATTGTTCAAGTCAGTATCAGCAGTTGCATCGATCGATAAACATTaagctcagcagcagcagcagcagcagcagcagtagtagtagcagcatTAGAAGCAAGTGACGCGATCCTTCGAAGAAATCGCGTAGTGATCCGTTCTGTGCTCATCCCTCGACCATCGAGTTCAGTGTACGCAGTGTGAACTGTGAATTGGTGCATATAGTGTGGAAGTTCCCAAGAGTTAAGCACACCGCAGGATGTACAGCCATAGCACGATGCTGAAATATCTGACGCTTGCCTCAGTCATCGCCACGGCCCTCTGCGCCAGTGCCGGAGTTCGCGGCGCGGCCAGATCCGAGCCGAGCGGGGGCGAGCTGAGCGTGCTGCAGAAGGTCTACGATGATTGCCAGGATAAGCAGGATTTCACTGGCTGCCTGAAGGGCAAGGCCCTGACCGCCATGTCCCGTGCTATTGATATGGTAAGTACTAGCAATCGGCCGGAGAAGAAGTAGTGACGGATTTGAAAACGTAGACCAATAACTTGTTGGATTTAGTTCTATCCGCCGAAAGAGAAGAAGGTTACAAAAATCTAGCACAAAATCCCGTTGGATGCTTTAACAGAAATAGATATCTATTACTAGTACTTAAAATGTTAGTCCTCTTGGATTGAGATATCTAACAAGAATTGCTCCTTAAGTCTTGGCAGTACTCGAAATGACATACTTTATTGGAGAAGGGGTTTCGCCACCAACCAAAACCAACTCAATGAGAGCTTGGAACTACATCCCCTTGTGCCTTGAAGCTCTAATCAAATGCAAACATGAACCTAACACAACCCCATCGGGAACCACATCTCTTACCTGTTCGCCAGGAGTCCATCCCACTGCTCGATGGAATCGCCCTGGTGAAGCAGGAGAAGGCCGAAAACGTGACCGTGCCGCTGCTGAGCGACGCCCGCGCCCTGAGCGGCCTGAGCGCCGTCGACCGTTCGCTGCTGGACAAGGTGGAGCAGTTCCTGCGCACCCACGTCGTGCGCTTCGACATGCGCCAGCCGACGGAGGGAGCCCGCGGCAACAAGCAGAACAAGCACCACCGGTACCTGATCGCCGCCTTCCTG
Coding sequences within:
- the LOC131261933 gene encoding uncharacterized protein LOC131261933 yields the protein MYSHSTMLKYLTLASVIATALCASAGVRGAARSEPSGGELSVLQKVYDDCQDKQDFTGCLKGKALTAMSRAIDMESIPLLDGIALVKQEKAENVTVPLLSDARALSGLSAVDRSLLDKVEQFLRTHVVRFDMRQPTEGARGNKQNKHHRYLIAAFLTAMGIAGPIGLKALAAIAGKALVISKVALTIAGILALKKIFAHDHHEETSFQVHASGHDNRRTAYVMRPSKVAAPASVDPYRYYYEQQQQQQQPQYAPQM